From one Coffea eugenioides isolate CCC68of chromosome 11, Ceug_1.0, whole genome shotgun sequence genomic stretch:
- the LOC113752101 gene encoding receptor kinase-like protein Xa21: MNQYASPEKENGFGYGSPLCTLSAIPHGIGDLYKLETLYLGANKLRDPFPLELFNISTLRTISIEENNFSGTLPSALGVTSPNLERLLLAKNKFTGIISPTLSNASKLRDLDMTGNKFIGAIPDSLGNLRFLELLSLSGNNFTLTGDMAFFSSIGNCRYLRNLRLDENPLNGNLSVSIGNLSNSFVSISMSHCGIGGEIPRSLGNLSNLIAINLASNGFTGTIPSSISGLLKLQWISFEGNKIHGPIPSEFCHIPNLAYLILTTNRLSSKVPDCIGSISSLRYLYLSSNNLTSSVPTSLWSLNNLLELDLSVNYLNGSLSSQIGNMKALTYLDLSVNQLSGDIPSTIGALQNLLVLSLGYNNLEGLIPESIRNMLVLQYLDLSFNNLSGVIPASLGKLLDLQYLNVSYNKLRGPIPQGGPFKNFTILSFLANEALCGAPWFQPCQTSQHRSRKKILLLVLLPIGSAVLALAISLLLIKRLTRKKTTAPAPDLFPKTTYQRVSYHELRRITNGFSKSNLLGSGTFGSVYKGVSANGIIWAIKVFNMQLDGILKTFDTECEVLCRIRHRNLIKVISACSNLDFKALVLEFMPNGSLEKWLHLDHHVLSIMQRLDIMIDVARGLEYLHYG, from the exons ATGAACCAATATGCAAGTCCTGAAAAGGAGAACGGGTTTGGATATGGCTCCCCGTTATGCACTTTAA GTGCTATACCTCATGGGATTGGTGACCTTTACAAATTAGAGACACTATACTTGGGCGCAAATAAGTTAAGAGATCCCTTCCCACTGGAGCTATTCAACATTTCAACTCTTAGAACAATATCCAtagaagaaaataatttttcggGCACTCTTCCTTCTGCTTTAGGTGTTACTTCACCCAATCTTGAGAGGCTTCTTCTTGCAAAGAACAAATTCACTGGAATTATATCGCCAACTCTCTCCAATGCCTCTAAATTGAGGGATCTAGATATGACAGGTAATAAATTTATTGGTGCAATTCCTGATTCTCTTGGGAACCTAAGATTCCTAGAACTCTTATCTCTCTCAGGCAACAATTTTACTCTAACTGGAGATATGGCCTTCTTCAGCTCTATAGGAAATTGCAGATATTTGAGAAACTTGCGGCTAGATGAAAATCCACTGAACGGCAATCTTTCAGTGTCTATCGGAAATCTTTCCAACTCTTTTGTCTCAATTAGTATGTCTCATTGTGGAATTGGAGGCGAAATTCCAAGGTCACTAGGCAACTTGAGCAACTTGATCGCCATAAACTTAGCTAGCAATGGCTTCACAGGAACAATCCCAAGTTCCATCTCAGGTTTACTAAAACTTCAGTGGATAAGTTTTGAAGGTAACAAAATACATGGACCAATTCCTAGTGAGTTTTGTCATATTCCCAACTTAGCATACCTAATTTTGACAACCAATAGGCTGTCTAGCAAAGTGCCCGACTGCATAGGGAGCATTTCTTCATTGAGATATCTTTATTTAAGCTCCAACAATCTAACATCTAGTGTACCAACAAGCTTGTGGAGCCTTAATAACCTGTTGGAGCTTGACTTGTCCGTGAATTATCTCAATGGGTCTTTGTCCTCCCAAATTGGAAATATGAAGGCACTGACCTATCTAGATCTGTCAGTTAATCAGTTATCTGGTGATATTCCTAGCACAATTGGGGCGCTACAGAATTTACTGGTACTCTCCTTAGGGTATAATAACCTAGAAGGTTTAATTCCAGAGTCCATCAGAAATATGTTGGTGTTACAGTACTTGGATCTGTCATTTAACAATTTATCTGGTGTAATACCTGCCTCACTAGGGAAACTCTTGGATCTTCAGTATCTGAATGTATCCTACAACAAACTACGAGGACCGATTCCTCAAGGAGGACCTTTTAAGAACTTCacaatcctatcttttcttgCTAATGAAGCATTGTGTGGTGCTCCTTGGTTCCAACCTTGTCAAACTTCTCAACATAGATCAAGGAAAAAGATACTCTTGCTTGTGTTGCTACCAATAGGATCTGCTGTCCTAGCCTTGGCCATTTCACTTTTGTTGATAAAAAGGTTGACAAGAAAGAAAACTACGGCTCCAGCTCCTGATTTGTTTCCAAAAACAACATATCAAAGGGTATCCTACCATGAACTTCGACGAATAACAAATGGTTTCAGCAAGAGTAATTTGCTTGGATCTGGGACGTTTGGTTCAGTTTACAAAGGGGTATCTGCAAATGGGATAATTTGGGCTATAAAGGTTTTTAATATGCAGCTTGATGGCATATTGAAAACTTTTGACACAGAGTGTGAAGTCTTGTGCCGCATCCGTcatagaaatttgatcaaagtCATTAGCGCTTGCTCTAATCTGGACTTTAAAGCTTTGGTACTAGAATTCATGCCTAATGGAAGCCTGGAGAAGTGGCTTCATCTTGACCACCACGTCCTGAGTATCATGCAAAGATTGGACATCATGATTGATGTGGCTCGTGGGTTGGAATATCTTCATTATGG ATGA
- the LOC113752103 gene encoding receptor-like protein 12, whose translation MEKAYFLFLVAMVASLATASSSTTNVVALNNTSDHDLDALLAFKAAISDPQNILQINWSTSTSVCNWIGITCNRRHRRVAAIQLPKMGLVGTIPPQLGNLSFLVWLDLENNSFHGNLPTQMVHLRRLKHINLAFNSFDGEFPSWLGALSRLRYLSFRNNIISGSLPTTLSNATMLETIRLGTNLITGNLPQDWSALQNLEFLDMGNNQLEGPLPRSLFNLSSLQIFSFTNNTLSGYLPARICDHLPQLKGLYLSNNEFSGAVPAGIGGCPRLQILSLSYNNLAGNIPKEISNLTMLRVVFLAPNDVQGLIPADIGNLTNLEQLGIEVANLTEHFYTKKYLSSKSKMKGLGEGVTILGIKVKINSGGYCLYQYHYIDKILDKLQHLKVKEISTLFDPNLKLWEHSHNPIDQVEYSSAIGSLIYSMHCRKLDIPYAVSRLARYTKNLNMNHWKSTNRILGYLKRTKSLEVFYNKFSMVLEGYSNAEIPEHEIKVKECIYEPKIEEEDYVHDPNEEDEEVEFLPCLPTVESEVDPNSSTLALNGLA comes from the exons atgGAGAAAGCTTATTTCCTCTTCCTTGTAGCCATGGTCGCAAGCCTAGCCACAGCATCCTCAAGTACCACTAACGTTGTTGCCCTTAACAACACCAGTGATCATGATCTAGACGCTCTTCTTGCCTTCAAGGCTGCCATTTCCGACCCCCAAAACATCCTTCAAATCAATTGGTCCACTTCTACCTCTGTTTGTAACTGGATAGGAATCACTTGTAACAGACGCCATCGAAGAGTCGCGGCCATACAACTTCCCAAAATGGGCTTAGTTGGAACCATACCTCCACAGTTGGGGAATCTCTCCTTCTTAGTCTGGCTGGATCTTGAAAACAATAGCTTCCATGGAAATCTTCCAACTCAGATGGTTCATTTGCGTCGACTCAAGCACATCAACTTGGCATTCAATAGCTTTGATGGTGAATTTCCATCATGGTTGGGAGCTTTATCTCGACTTCGTTATCTTTCGTTCCGTAATAACATAATTTCAGGTTCATTGCCAACAACGCTCTCTAATGCAACGATGTTAGAGACCATCAGGTTAGGTACGAACCTCATAACTGGAAATCTGCCTCAAGACTGGAGCGCTTTACAGAACTTGGAGTTCCTTGACATGGGAAATAATCAACTTGAAGGCCCTTTGCCTCGGTCTTTATTCAACCTCTCGTCATTGCAAATCTTTAGTTTTACGAATAATACATTATCCGGTTACCTTCCGGCACGTATCTGCGATCATCTGCCACAACTCAAAGGGCTTTATTTGTCAAATAACGAGTTTAGCGGCGCAGTCCCTGCTGGCATTGGAGGTTGTCCGAGGCTTCAAATCTTGTCCTTGTCATACAATAATCTGGCAGGAAATATACCAAAAGAAATTTCAAATCTAACCATGCTTAGGGTGGTGTTTCTAGCTCCAAACGATGTTCAAG GCCTAATCCCTGCAGATATTGGCAATCTTACTAATTTGGAGCAGCTGGGCATAGAGGTGGCTAATCTGACAG AACACTTCTATACTAAGAAGTATCTCTCTTCAAAGTCCAAAATGAAGGGTCTTGGAGAGGGGGTAACTATCTTGGGTATTAAAGTTAAGATAAATAGTGGAGGTTATTGTTTGTATCAGTATCATTATATTGACAAGATATTGGACAAGCTTCAACATCTAAAGGTTAAAGAAATAAGTACCCTCTTTGATCCTAACTTGAAATTATGGGAACATTCTCACAATCCAATTGATCAAGTTGAATATTCAAGTGCAATTGGAAGTTTGATTTATTCAATGCATTGTAGAAAACTGGATATTCCATATGCAGTTAGTAGACTTGCAAGATACACCAAGAATTTGAATATGAACCATTGGAAGTCCACTAACAGAATTCTTGGTTATCTTAAAAGGACTAAGAGTTTAGAGGTCTTTTATAATAAATTTTCAATGGTACTTGAAGGTTACTCTAATGCTG AAATTCCAGAGCACGAGATCAAGGTTAAGGAATGTATCTATGAGCCTAAGATTGAGGAGGAAGACTATGTCCACGATCCtaatgaagaagatgaagaagttGAATTTCTTCCATGCTTGCCCACTGTAGAATCTGAGGTAGATCCAAATTCTTCAACTCTGGCGCTTAATGGTTTGGCATAA